The Paenibacillus yonginensis genome segment ACAGCGCCACGGCCGCTGAACCTGGCGGAAGACTTGCTGATGCTCAAGAACGTATGCGGTCCTGACGGATCAGAGCTTCCCATTGTTTGACCGATTCATCGGGCTGCACATGGAGACCGATAACAACAATATAACCTGAACCGGGATAACGGGAAGCCTCATAAGAGAACCGTCCTCCAGCATATTGAACAAGCATTGTTCCCAGGCCGTCCAGCTTTACATAACCTTTGGCGCGGACAATTTGTCCGGGAAGCCCGGAAAGGAAATGCTCCAGCTCCTCCCGTGAGAAGTAGCGGTCGCCTGTGCAAGGAAGCGTAAAGGTTTGAACCGCGGAGAAAGAAGCGTTAGCGGATTCGGAGCCGCCGGCTTGATGCTCATGCTGATGGTCATGGTTATGGGCATGCTGGTGCTGAGGAGGGGGCTGAACCACATGGAAATGTTGGATTGAATGGGGAAGGGAATTCCCCGGCTGCAGCTGTGGCGTGGGCACCATACCCTCCAGCAGCTTGCGAACATCCAGGTCGGCCTTTTGGGTCTTGTGCACGGCAGCCGTGGCATTGCAGCGGCGAACCATGTTTATCACTTTGGCGAGCTGAGCTTCAGAGGACAAATCCGTTTTGTTGACAAGGATTAAATCAGCTGATTCGATCTGCTGGCGCAGCGTCCGGACAAGCTGTTTGTCGGATGCAAAAACACTGCTGTAGTCCAGTGCATGCTCAGCATCCAGGATGGTAATGCTATGTTCGATTGTTAAACGGTCGGCAAATGCAGGCTGTGACAATAGCTCGGCAATTTCAACGGGATTGGCGACGCCGGTCAGCTCGATGAAGAGAATATCGGGACTGCTGCTTAGCAAAGTGAGCAAGCTGCGGGCCAGATCTTCTTTTTTGCTGCAGCAGATACAGCCGTCCAGCAGCTTTTCAATCGGGAAGCGGGTTTGCTCATTCAGCAGAATTCCGTCTACATCCTGCCGTCCCAATTCGTTCATCAGAATACCGGGCTTTAAAGCGCGCCGCCGAGCTTCCATCAGCAGTTTGACCAGCAGGGTTGTTTTCCCGCTGCCCAGAAAGCCGCTTAATAAAATTACTGGCGTTTTGTTCTCCATCATTGATGATCTCCTGTCTTTGGTTTTCTATTTCCGAGTTCTCTATTCATTTATACGTAACCTTTACGAATAAAATGTTATTTTTTATTCTCCATAAAAAAGCTTACGTGTCGTTAGCTGAAGCTATATCATTTCTCACTATATGAAGAATTAAATGTGTCAAAAATTAGACATTTCGATTGACGAATTTTGACTGAAGGTGTAAGATAACTAAGTCGGATACGCAATAACGATACGTAACCTGATATCATAAATATAGTTACTATAGAGCTATAGAGAGAGTGGAGGTAAAAATAGAATGGACGCTATGACTTTTGTTTTGTTTGGCGCGACTGGGGATTTGGCGAAACGTAAAATCTATCCTGCGCTGTACAATCTTTTCCTGGATGGCAAATTGGCTTCGTCATTCACAGTTATTGGTCTGGGCCGTAGAGAAATAGCAGACCCAGATTTTCAAGCTAGTGTGAAAGACTCGCTGAAGAACTTCTCCAGAAAACCGATTGATCCAAGCCATATTGATTCTTTCCTTAGTGCTTTCCATTACAGTGCCTTGAATGTCAACAATGTGGATGACTTCAAGAAACTGCTTGGTGTTGCGCAAAAGTATGAAAGTGAATTGGGAATTCCTGAAAACCGTCTTTTCTATCTTTCGGTTGCTCCAGAA includes the following:
- a CDS encoding CobW family GTP-binding protein, producing MMENKTPVILLSGFLGSGKTTLLVKLLMEARRRALKPGILMNELGRQDVDGILLNEQTRFPIEKLLDGCICCSKKEDLARSLLTLLSSSPDILFIELTGVANPVEIAELLSQPAFADRLTIEHSITILDAEHALDYSSVFASDKQLVRTLRQQIESADLILVNKTDLSSEAQLAKVINMVRRCNATAAVHKTQKADLDVRKLLEGMVPTPQLQPGNSLPHSIQHFHVVQPPPQHQHAHNHDHQHEHQAGGSESANASFSAVQTFTLPCTGDRYFSREELEHFLSGLPGQIVRAKGYVKLDGLGTMLVQYAGGRFSYEASRYPGSGYIVVIGLHVQPDESVKQWEALIRQDRIRS